CGTGCTCGCCAGGCGCTTCCCCTCCCGGTTCAGCCCCGACCGCATCCACCGGGCCATCGGCCTGATGAACCGCTGGGGCGCCCTCGCTGTCTTCGGCGGCCGGTTCGTCGCGTTCCTCCGGGTCATCGTCGGCCCGCTGGCCGGTACGCTCCGGATGCCGTACCGCCGTTTCCTCGTCGCCAATGTGGCGGGCGCTGTCGTCTGGAGCGGGGCCGTGACCCTCGTCGTGACGATGCTCGGCCGTGCGGCGGAGGAGCTCATCCACCAGTTCACCTGGATCGCGCTGCTCGCAGTGCTCCTCGGCATCGTGGTGGTCGCGACCATCGCGGTGTACCGCTCGCGCCGACGGGCGGCAGAAACGGCGGCGGCAGTCGCCACCGTTCCCGCAACGGCCGGTACCACCGCGACAGCGACCGGGGCCCCCGATGCTGCCACCACTGCCCCCGCCCTCACGATGAGCGACCTCTTCGAGACCGACGGAAGCCTCAGCCCCCTCGCCGCCTCGGCCGGGCTCACCCCGGGGACCGCCGGGAGCACTGCCGGCCCGGGCGTTGCGGGTATCGCGGGTGTAGGGGCCGCGCTCGGCGCTGTCTTCGCTCCCGTCGGCCTGGCCATCCGCCGCACCCCGTTCACCGCCTCGCTCCTCGGGCTCTTCCTCGTGGCGGCGGTCGCCACCGGGGCCCTCTGGGATCCGATCATCCAACGCAGCTGGTATCCCGACATCGCATACGGTGTGCCGTCGACGCTCGACGGCCGCTGGTGGACCGTCATCACGGGCACGTTCTTCGCGCGACTGCCGATCCACTACGCCATCCTCGTTGTCGGTCTCCTCGTCGGGGTCGGCTGGGCCGAGCGCACCTTCGGCACGTTCCGCGCGTTCGGCATCTTCGCCGGTGGCCAGATCGTAGCCGTCGTGGGCACCTCGTTCTTCCTGCTCTCCGCCCGCTCGTTCGACAGCGACTGGGCCAGCGCCCTCACAACGAACTACGACGTCGGGCCCTCCGGCGGGATCTTCGCGTGCCTGGCCGCCGTCCTGGTGACGCTCCGGGCCCCGTGGCGGCTCCGGGCACGGTTCGCCCTCTTCGCCTACGTCACCGTGTCGCTCATCTACATCGGCACCATGTCCGACATCCAGCACTTCCTCGGCGTGGTCGTCGTGATGCTGGTCGTGCCGTTCCTTCAGCCGCGCGGGAGCCGGGTCGGTCGGCCGAGCAGTCGCGAGTGGCGCATCCTGGCCTTCGCCAGCCTGGTCATCCTCGCAGTGGTCGAGGCTGTCGGCACGTTGCTCCCGTCCGACGACGCGGGCACCAGCGCCCTGGCCGGAACGAGCACCTGGATCGACGTCGCCGTCGACGTGCTCGTCATCGCCCTGATCGCGAACGGTGTGCGTCTCGGGCACCGCCTGCCCTGGGTGATCGGCGTGATCCTCGGGGTGTTCAACGTGCTCGAGTTTCTGGGCCTCGCCGTCTACGCGATCGTCGCGCGCGACTTTCCACCGAACCTGTTCGTCACCATGACGAACTCCTCCCTCTGGATCGCGCTGCTGGTCATACTCTGGCTCGGCCGCGGCGCGTACCGGGTACCGTGGCGGCGGTCGCGTCGCATCGTTCGCCAGACGACGGATGCCCGCAGGACCCCGCTCGCCATCCTCACGAACGACGGCGGCGGCACCCTGTCCTGGATGACGATGTGGGACGAGAACCAGTACTTCGTCACCGCCGACGGCCAGAGCTTTGTGGCCTACCAGCGCCGCTCGGGCGTCGCGCTCGCCCTCGGCGACCCGATCGGCCCGGCAGACCGGCTGGGTGCGACCATCGCCGAGTGGGTTGCCGAGTGCGAGCGGATCGGGTTGGCCCCGGCCCTGTTCTCGGTCTCCGATGCCACGCTGGCCGTCGCACCCGAGGGCTGGACGCACCTGCAGGTCGCCGAAGACACGATCATCGACCTGCCGACCCTCGAGATGACGGGAAAGAAGTGGCAGGTCATCCGTTCTGCTCTCAATCGGGCGGATCGCGAGAAGGTCACCTTCCGCATGACCACCCTCGCCGACGAGCCGTGGGAGATCGTCTCGCAGGTGCGTGCCATCTCCGAGGAGTGGGTCGGCGACAAGGCCTTGCCCGAGATGGGCTTCACCCTCGGCGGTGTCGACGAGGCGCTCGACCCGCACGTGAAGACCGCGCTGGCTCTGGATGAATCGGGCACCGTACAGGGCGTGCTGAGCTGGTTGCCCGTGTTCGGTGCCGACGACACCGTGCGCGGCTGGACCCTCGACCTGATGCGGCGGCGCGACGACGGAGCCTTCCGGCCCGTGATGGAGTACCTGATCGCGTCGTCGTGCCTGCACTTCCAGGCCGAGGGGGCCCTGTTCGTGTCGCTCTCGGGTGCTCCCCTCGCGCACGCCGCAGGGTACGAGGCGAGCGGGATCGACGCGGTGCTCGACTCGCTCGGCAAGGTGCTGGAGCCGCTCTACGGATTCCAGTCGCTGCACAACTTCAAGACGAAGTTCAACCCGCGCTACGAACGGATGAGCCTGCTGTACCGTGACGAAGGCGACCTGCCGAAGATCGCGCTCGGGCTCACGCGGGCGTTCCTGCCGCACGAGTCGCTGCTCGGCATCGCGAAGATGGGGCTGCAGCGCTGACCTGCTGCCGGGCATCCGTTCACCGGGAGAAGCTACCCTGAAGGTATGGAATTCAGGTACCTCGGCAACAGCGGGCTCAAGATCTCGGAGATCACCTACGGCAACTGGCTGACCCACGGTTCGCAGGTCGAGAACGAGGTCGCACGCGCCAGTGTGGCCGCGGCGCTCGAGAACGGCATCACGACGTTCGACACCGCCGATGCGTACGCCGCGACCGCTGCGGAGAAGGTGCTCGGCAAGGCGCTGAAGAACGAGCGGCGATCATCCATCGAGATCTTCACGAAGGTCTACTTCCCGACCGGCTCCGGCCCGAACGACACCGGTCTCAGCCGGAAGCACATCATGGAGTCGATCGAGGGTTCGCTGACCCGGCTCCGCACCGACTACGTCGACCTCTACCAGGCGCACCGCTACGACTACGAGACGCCCCTCGAGGAGACGATGACCGCATTCGCCGACATCGTGCGCCAGGGCAAGGCGCTCTACATCGGGGTGAGCGAGTGGACGGCGGCGCAGATCCGCGAGGCGGCATCGCTCGCCCACCGGCTCGGCTTCCAACTCGTCTCGAACCAGCCGCAGTACTCGATGCTCTGGCGCGTGATCGAGGCCGAGGTGGTGCCCGCCTCCGTCGAGGCCGGCATCTCGCAGATCGTCTGGTCCCCCGTCGCCGGCGGTGCGCTCAGCGGCAAGTACAAGCCGGGTGCTCCGGTACCCGAAGGATCGCGCGCGACCGATACGAAAGGCGGCTCGCAGTTCATGACCCGCTGGCTCGACGACGACACGCTCACCCGGGTGCAGAAGCTCCAGCCGATCGCCGACGAAGCCGGGCTCACCATGGCGCAGCTCGCGGTGGCGTGGGTGCTGCAGAACCCCAACGTCGCCTCGGCGATCATCGGGGCATCCAAACCCGAACAGATCGCGTCGAACGTCGCCGCCGCAGGGGTGAAGCTCGAAGCCGGGCAGCTCACGGCGATCGATGAGGCGCTCGGCGACCTCGTCACGCGCGACCCCGCGCTGACCGTGTCACCGGCCGCGCGGATCGGCTAGGCGGGGCTTCGGATGGATCGCGCCACACGTTTCTCCCTGCTCGGGCTTCTCGGGTCGTTCATCACCGTCGCCGCGGCGGTCGCGAGCGCCGTCACGCACGGCGCCTACGGCACGGTGTTCCTCATCATCATGCTCGCGGGCATCGTGTTCGCGGCGGTGATGGTGGTCTCGGCGCGCCTCGAGCGTCGCCGCATCCGCAAGCTGTCGGAGCCGCCGAAGCCCCTCCCGCCCACGATGCGCTTCCGCTAGCGGCGGCCGCGGCTCCGCCCCCGCGCCCGCGCGGCAGGCGCCTGGGCGCTCGCTCGTTGCGCCGGCCGCGACGCCCGCACGCCACCTGCGCGCGCCACTCGCCACCTCGACGGGTTCCGCTACGGATTGTCGCTTCCGCGCCTGCGCGCGCACGCGCGGAAGCGACAAACTGCGGCGGGAGCGCGGGCGGCGCGGCGCGGGGCTACGGCGCGGCGCGGGCGGGCTACGCCTCCGTGCGGCTGGAGCGCTCGGCGGCGGCGAGGCGGGCCAGGCGCTTCCGAGCCTGCGTCGCACTCGGCTCGTCGTGGCCGAGCATGTTGCCGATGACGCCGAGCATCGCCGCCGTCGACGCGCGGGCCGGCAGCGTCAGAGGGCCAAGTCGCGCGGGTCCGAGCCCGAGCATGTCGCGATACAGCGGCGGAATCGACGACACCGCCCCGTTGAAGAGCACCGCGTAGCCGGGCATCATCCCCTTGCCGAGCGGCGGGCGACGGATGAACTGCAGCGCCTCCGCGACCCGTTCGTCGCTCTTCAACACCCCCGCGTCGTAGAACGCCCGCAGTTGTGCAGCCAGCTCCGCCTCCGAACGGGGCGGATTCGGCACGCCCATCAGCTCCCCCGCTTTCGCCCACTCGCGCACATACGCGTCGGGTCCGCCCGGGATCGGAGTGCTCCAGAGCTTCGCGGTCGCGAGGAAGGAGTCGGTGAACGCCAGGTGCACCCACGACAGCAGCTCCGGATCGTTCGCCGAATACGGCTTCTCGATGTCCTTCGCATCGAGGTAGGTGCCGCGCACCTTCTCGTGCAACTTCAACACCCAGTTCGTCGTGCCCACGGCGGTGGCGGTGTCCGCATAGCTGACCGTGAAGATCCAGCGGATGGTGCCGGCCAGCCGCCCGAGCGGATCCTCCTTGTACCGCGACCAGTCGTGCACCCCGGCCATCGCCCCAGGGTGGAGCGCCTGCATGAGCAGTGCACGCACCCCCGCGACGATCGTCGCGGTCTGACCGTGCACAGCCCACGTCGCCGAGTCCGGCGCGAAGAAGCCGGCGTCGTCGCCGTTCTGCAGGTCGAGCACCCACTGGGGCTGGCCTTCGGGCTGGTTGGTGAAGATCGAGCGCAGTCGGTTGCGCATGGCTTCGGGGAAAATGCTCACCCCTCCAGTGTCTCCCGGCTCCGCGACGTCGCCGCACCCTTGACGCGGGACTCCCAGCAGGCTCCGGGC
Above is a genomic segment from Subtercola boreus containing:
- a CDS encoding rhomboid family intramembrane serine protease, with product MDHWLSTIPPVLVLLVVFAFVAVESVGVPLPGETILVAATLVSLGGSVSPWAVALAGALGAVVGDSLGYVIGRRFGVRLLYVLARRFPSRFSPDRIHRAIGLMNRWGALAVFGGRFVAFLRVIVGPLAGTLRMPYRRFLVANVAGAVVWSGAVTLVVTMLGRAAEELIHQFTWIALLAVLLGIVVVATIAVYRSRRRAAETAAAVATVPATAGTTATATGAPDAATTAPALTMSDLFETDGSLSPLAASAGLTPGTAGSTAGPGVAGIAGVGAALGAVFAPVGLAIRRTPFTASLLGLFLVAAVATGALWDPIIQRSWYPDIAYGVPSTLDGRWWTVITGTFFARLPIHYAILVVGLLVGVGWAERTFGTFRAFGIFAGGQIVAVVGTSFFLLSARSFDSDWASALTTNYDVGPSGGIFACLAAVLVTLRAPWRLRARFALFAYVTVSLIYIGTMSDIQHFLGVVVVMLVVPFLQPRGSRVGRPSSREWRILAFASLVILAVVEAVGTLLPSDDAGTSALAGTSTWIDVAVDVLVIALIANGVRLGHRLPWVIGVILGVFNVLEFLGLAVYAIVARDFPPNLFVTMTNSSLWIALLVILWLGRGAYRVPWRRSRRIVRQTTDARRTPLAILTNDGGGTLSWMTMWDENQYFVTADGQSFVAYQRRSGVALALGDPIGPADRLGATIAEWVAECERIGLAPALFSVSDATLAVAPEGWTHLQVAEDTIIDLPTLEMTGKKWQVIRSALNRADREKVTFRMTTLADEPWEIVSQVRAISEEWVGDKALPEMGFTLGGVDEALDPHVKTALALDESGTVQGVLSWLPVFGADDTVRGWTLDLMRRRDDGAFRPVMEYLIASSCLHFQAEGALFVSLSGAPLAHAAGYEASGIDAVLDSLGKVLEPLYGFQSLHNFKTKFNPRYERMSLLYRDEGDLPKIALGLTRAFLPHESLLGIAKMGLQR
- a CDS encoding aldo/keto reductase family protein translates to MEFRYLGNSGLKISEITYGNWLTHGSQVENEVARASVAAALENGITTFDTADAYAATAAEKVLGKALKNERRSSIEIFTKVYFPTGSGPNDTGLSRKHIMESIEGSLTRLRTDYVDLYQAHRYDYETPLEETMTAFADIVRQGKALYIGVSEWTAAQIREAASLAHRLGFQLVSNQPQYSMLWRVIEAEVVPASVEAGISQIVWSPVAGGALSGKYKPGAPVPEGSRATDTKGGSQFMTRWLDDDTLTRVQKLQPIADEAGLTMAQLAVAWVLQNPNVASAIIGASKPEQIASNVAAAGVKLEAGQLTAIDEALGDLVTRDPALTVSPAARIG
- a CDS encoding oxygenase MpaB family protein, encoding MSIFPEAMRNRLRSIFTNQPEGQPQWVLDLQNGDDAGFFAPDSATWAVHGQTATIVAGVRALLMQALHPGAMAGVHDWSRYKEDPLGRLAGTIRWIFTVSYADTATAVGTTNWVLKLHEKVRGTYLDAKDIEKPYSANDPELLSWVHLAFTDSFLATAKLWSTPIPGGPDAYVREWAKAGELMGVPNPPRSEAELAAQLRAFYDAGVLKSDERVAEALQFIRRPPLGKGMMPGYAVLFNGAVSSIPPLYRDMLGLGPARLGPLTLPARASTAAMLGVIGNMLGHDEPSATQARKRLARLAAAERSSRTEA